A genomic window from Halorubrum trapanicum includes:
- a CDS encoding MOSC domain-containing protein: MTAESTRTGAVDALVTAPESGAPPVRRDAVEIRPDGVAGDRYRSGDGHFRLDACAVTLVAAEALAAVREETGIDVRDGRHRRNVVVDGFGAEMDALLDATVAVGDALLRPTRRRPPCAHVEELAGEDGLASALRNRGGLCCDVVEPGRVAVGDAVAVREADPRTAGAAIAERLAERERTAEEDRTADRE, translated from the coding sequence GTGACCGCGGAGTCGACGCGGACCGGCGCGGTCGACGCGCTCGTCACGGCCCCCGAGAGCGGCGCGCCTCCCGTCCGCCGCGACGCGGTCGAGATCCGCCCCGACGGCGTCGCGGGCGACCGCTACCGAAGCGGCGACGGCCACTTCCGGCTCGACGCCTGCGCGGTCACCCTCGTCGCCGCGGAGGCGCTCGCGGCGGTCCGCGAGGAGACCGGCATCGACGTGCGCGACGGCCGGCACCGCCGGAACGTCGTCGTCGACGGGTTCGGCGCCGAGATGGACGCGCTGCTCGACGCGACCGTCGCGGTGGGCGACGCGCTCCTGCGCCCGACCCGGCGGCGCCCGCCCTGCGCCCACGTCGAGGAGCTCGCCGGCGAGGACGGGCTCGCGTCGGCGCTCCGGAACCGCGGCGGACTCTGCTGTGACGTGGTCGAGCCCGGCCGCGTCGCGGTCGGCGACGCCGTCGCGGTCCGCGAGGCCGATCCGCGCACCGCGGGCGCGGCGATCGCGGAGCGGCTCGCGGAGCGGGAGCGAACCGCGGAAGAGGATCGAACCGCGGACCGAGAGTGA
- a CDS encoding PLP-dependent cysteine synthase family protein: MDDYILSTLGSPLVRVDAPAGTTVAAKVESRNPGGSAKDRPARYMVEAAEEAGEIEPGDRIVEPTSGNTGIGLAMVGAVRGYDVRLVIPEGKSVERRRLMKAYGATVELVDGDISAAKERADELEEDPNTVQLRQFENPANPRAHYETTGPEILDQVGDRTIDALVAGVGTGGTLSGIGRRLREAFPDVRIDAVEPADNAVLSGGPAGNDGFQGMGPGFVAPNLDVDLIDEIRTVELEDAEAECRRLAREEGILVGQSSGASNLAAKDVAAELRERGSFAGEEPLVVTVFWDSGERYLTAGTFDE, translated from the coding sequence ATGGACGACTACATCCTGTCGACGCTCGGCTCGCCGCTGGTGCGGGTCGACGCGCCCGCGGGAACGACGGTGGCGGCGAAAGTCGAGTCCCGCAACCCGGGCGGCTCGGCCAAGGACCGCCCGGCGCGGTACATGGTCGAGGCCGCGGAGGAGGCGGGCGAGATCGAGCCGGGCGACCGCATCGTGGAGCCGACCTCGGGCAACACCGGCATCGGGCTGGCGATGGTCGGCGCGGTGCGCGGCTACGACGTCAGGCTCGTGATCCCGGAGGGGAAGTCGGTCGAGCGCCGCCGCCTGATGAAGGCGTACGGCGCGACGGTCGAGCTCGTCGACGGCGACATCTCGGCCGCGAAGGAGCGCGCCGACGAGCTCGAAGAAGACCCGAACACCGTCCAGCTCCGCCAGTTCGAGAACCCCGCGAACCCCCGCGCGCACTACGAGACGACCGGGCCGGAGATACTCGATCAGGTCGGCGACCGGACCATTGACGCCCTCGTCGCCGGCGTCGGGACGGGGGGCACGCTCTCCGGGATCGGCCGCCGCCTGCGCGAGGCGTTCCCGGACGTCCGGATCGACGCGGTCGAGCCCGCGGACAACGCCGTCCTCTCCGGCGGTCCGGCGGGGAACGACGGCTTTCAGGGGATGGGGCCGGGGTTCGTCGCGCCGAACCTCGACGTCGACCTGATCGACGAGATCCGCACGGTCGAACTCGAGGACGCCGAGGCCGAGTGCCGCCGCCTCGCCCGCGAGGAGGGGATCTTAGTCGGTCAGTCGTCGGGCGCCTCGAACCTCGCCGCGAAGGACGTGGCGGCCGAACTCCGCGAGCGCGGCTCGTTCGCCGGCGAGGAACCGCTCGTCGTTACCGTCTTCTGGGACAGCGGCGAGCGCTACCTGACCGCGGGGACCTTCGACGAGTGA
- a CDS encoding thioredoxin family protein: MTLETLAPAADLDADAFDDAVLEALGADDYVFKVWGGDWCGDCQRQLPEFGAALAAAGVPDDRIEAYPVTKGPDGKEGELVAEYGIELIPTVVVESPDGEELARFVEEEAVSIAAYLADRLADVEATA, translated from the coding sequence ATGACCCTCGAAACCCTCGCGCCCGCCGCCGACCTCGACGCGGACGCGTTCGACGACGCCGTCCTCGAAGCGCTCGGAGCCGACGACTACGTATTTAAGGTGTGGGGCGGCGACTGGTGCGGCGACTGCCAGCGCCAGCTCCCCGAGTTCGGCGCCGCGCTCGCGGCCGCCGGCGTCCCCGACGACCGGATCGAGGCGTACCCGGTGACGAAGGGGCCCGACGGCAAGGAGGGCGAACTGGTCGCGGAGTACGGCATCGAACTGATCCCCACCGTCGTCGTCGAGTCGCCCGACGGCGAGGAGCTCGCGCGGTTCGTCGAGGAGGAGGCCGTCTCCATCGCGGCGTACCTGGCCGACCGGCTCGCGGACGTCGAAGCGACCGCCTGA
- a CDS encoding ThuA domain-containing protein, whose translation MARVTVWNEYRHERESDVVADVYPDGIHAVVADALEEGGHEVRTATLDEGPEHGLPEEVLDDTDVLVWWGHAAHDEVRDAVVDRVHERVLDGMGLLVLHSAHYSKIFKRLMGTSCSLKWREAAERERLWTIEPSHPIADGIGERIELDETEMYGERFDVPAPDTLVFTSWFEGGETFRSGCCYRRGSGKVFYFRPGHETYPIYYDEDVRRVLRNAVDWAEPGDGPTPEFGNADPIEEIDTSDDRTVH comes from the coding sequence ATGGCACGCGTTACGGTCTGGAACGAGTACCGCCACGAGCGCGAGAGCGACGTCGTCGCCGACGTGTATCCCGACGGGATCCACGCGGTCGTCGCGGACGCGCTGGAGGAGGGCGGCCACGAGGTGCGCACCGCGACGCTCGACGAGGGGCCGGAGCACGGACTTCCCGAAGAAGTCCTCGACGACACCGACGTGCTCGTCTGGTGGGGCCACGCCGCCCACGACGAGGTGCGCGACGCGGTCGTCGACCGGGTCCACGAGCGCGTCCTCGACGGGATGGGACTGCTGGTTCTCCACTCCGCGCACTACTCGAAGATCTTCAAGCGGCTGATGGGCACCAGCTGTTCGCTGAAGTGGCGCGAGGCCGCCGAGCGCGAGCGGCTGTGGACGATCGAGCCGAGCCACCCGATCGCGGACGGGATCGGCGAGCGGATCGAGCTGGACGAGACGGAGATGTACGGCGAGCGGTTCGACGTCCCCGCGCCCGACACCCTCGTCTTCACCTCCTGGTTCGAGGGCGGCGAGACGTTCCGCTCCGGCTGCTGTTACCGGCGCGGGAGCGGGAAGGTGTTCTACTTCCGGCCCGGCCACGAGACGTACCCGATCTACTACGACGAGGACGTCCGGCGGGTCCTCCGGAACGCGGTCGACTGGGCGGAGCCGGGCGACGGCCCGACGCCCGAGTTCGGTAACGCCGACCCGATCGAGGAGATCGACACGAGCGACGACCGGACGGTTCACTGA
- the pyrI gene encoding aspartate carbamoyltransferase regulatory subunit, whose protein sequence is MSEHELRVSKIRDGTVIDHVEAGQALNVLAILGIDGSEGFGVSVGMNVPSDRLGRKDIVKVEDRELSQSEVDVLSLIAPEATINIVRDFEVVEKNRVTRPDGVTGVLSCPNRNCITNADEPIETRFDVVADGVRCDYCATILRADIAEHIDV, encoded by the coding sequence ATGAGCGAACACGAGCTGCGCGTCTCGAAGATCCGCGACGGCACCGTCATCGACCACGTCGAGGCCGGGCAGGCGCTGAACGTCCTCGCCATCCTCGGCATCGACGGCTCCGAGGGGTTCGGCGTCTCCGTCGGGATGAACGTCCCCTCCGACCGGCTCGGCCGCAAGGACATCGTGAAGGTCGAAGACCGGGAGCTGTCGCAGTCCGAGGTCGACGTGCTCTCCCTCATCGCGCCCGAGGCGACGATCAACATCGTCCGCGACTTCGAGGTGGTCGAGAAGAACCGCGTCACCCGCCCCGACGGCGTGACGGGCGTGCTTTCCTGTCCGAACCGCAACTGTATCACCAACGCCGACGAGCCGATCGAGACCCGGTTCGACGTCGTCGCCGACGGCGTGCGCTGCGACTACTGCGCGACGATCCTCCGGGCGGACATCGCCGAGCACATCGACGTTTGA
- the pyrB gene encoding aspartate carbamoyltransferase, whose amino-acid sequence MRQDHLITATQLSRDDIEAVLDRARAVADDPAAYADRHAGRVLALCFFEPSTRTRMSFDSAAKRLGMNTIDMGDVDSSSVSKGESLSDTVRVIEGYADALVLRHPSEGAATLAGERVDVPVVNAGDGAGQHPSQTLLDLHTIREDHGLDDLTIGIMGDLKYGRTVHSLAAALTEFDANQHFISPESLRLPRSVRFDLHETGAQIREHEELEPVLDELDVLYVTRIQKERFPDENEYHRVAGEYRIDAETLDSAADDLTVMHPLPRVDEIAPDVDETDHARYFEQAHNGIPVRMALLDTLLENASPDGDEGTEVDR is encoded by the coding sequence ATGCGACAGGACCACCTCATCACCGCGACCCAGCTCTCGCGGGATGACATCGAGGCCGTGCTCGACCGGGCCCGGGCGGTCGCCGACGACCCCGCCGCCTACGCCGACCGGCACGCCGGTCGCGTGCTCGCGCTCTGCTTCTTCGAGCCCAGCACGCGCACCCGGATGAGCTTCGACAGCGCGGCCAAGCGCCTCGGGATGAACACCATCGACATGGGCGACGTCGACTCCTCGTCGGTGTCCAAAGGGGAGTCGCTGTCGGACACCGTCCGCGTCATCGAGGGGTACGCCGACGCGCTCGTCCTCCGTCACCCCAGCGAGGGCGCCGCGACGCTGGCCGGCGAGCGCGTGGACGTCCCCGTGGTCAACGCGGGTGACGGCGCGGGGCAACACCCCTCCCAGACCCTCCTCGACCTCCACACCATCCGCGAGGACCACGGGCTCGACGACCTCACCATCGGGATCATGGGCGACCTGAAGTACGGGCGGACGGTCCACTCGCTGGCGGCCGCGCTGACGGAGTTCGACGCCAACCAGCACTTCATCAGCCCCGAGTCGCTGCGGCTCCCGCGCTCCGTGCGCTTCGACCTCCACGAGACGGGCGCGCAGATCCGCGAACACGAGGAGCTCGAACCGGTCCTCGACGAGCTCGACGTGCTGTACGTCACCCGGATCCAGAAGGAGCGGTTCCCGGACGAGAACGAGTACCACCGCGTCGCGGGCGAGTACCGGATCGACGCCGAGACGCTCGACAGCGCCGCCGACGACCTCACCGTCATGCACCCGCTGCCGCGCGTCGACGAGATCGCGCCCGACGTCGACGAGACCGACCACGCGCGCTACTTCGAGCAGGCGCACAACGGCATTCCGGTGCGGATGGCGCTGCTCGACACCCTCCTGGAGAACGCGAGTCCGGACGGCGACGAGGGGACGGAGGTGGACCGATGA